One Hordeum vulgare subsp. vulgare chromosome 4H, MorexV3_pseudomolecules_assembly, whole genome shotgun sequence DNA window includes the following coding sequences:
- the LOC123449503 gene encoding sulfate transporter 3.1-like: MGGSAAAAGKSVSGGGRAAPRVPVPEARPFLDTFRANLKETFFPDDPFRAVVRERGFGRRAAAALRYFFPFLEWAPAYRLGTFKSDLIAGITIASLAIPQGISYAKLANLPPILGLYSSFVPPLVYAMMGSSKDLAVGTVAVASLLIGSMLGAEVSPTDNPALYLHLAFTATFFAGVIQASLGILRLGFIVDFLSHAAIVGFMGGAATVVCLQQLKGMLGLEHFTTSTDLVSVMRSVFSQTHQWRWESVVLGCGFLFFLLLTRFFSKRQPRLFWISAAAPLTSVILGSLLVYFTHAENHGVQIIGNLKKGLNPISVTNLQFTPPYMMLALKTGLITGVIALAEGIAVGRSFAMFKNYHIDGNKEMIAIGTMNILGSFTSCYLTTGPFSRSAVNYNAGCKTAMSNVIMSLAVMVTLLFLTPLFHYTPLVVLSAIIMSAMLGLIDFPAAVHLWHVDKVDFCVCAGAYLGVVFGSVEMGLVVAVAISVLRVLLFVARPRTTVLGNVPDTNVYRRMDQYTTARTVPGVLVLRVDSPIYFANSGYLRERITRWIDDDDERTSAKGETGVQYVVLDMGAVGSIDTSGTSMLDELKKTLDRRGIQIVLANPGSEIMKKLDSSKVLELIGHEWIFPTVGEAVAECDFVLHSHKPGMVSGSATRENMV, from the exons ATGGGCGGGAGCGCGGCGGCGGCCGGGAAGAGCGTGAGCGGCGGGGGGAGGGCGGCGCCGAGGGTGCCGGTGCCGGAGGCGCGGCCCTTCCTGGACACGTTCCGGGCCAACCTCAAGGAGACCTTCTTCCCGGACGACCCGTTTCGCGCGGTGGTGCGGGAGCGGGGCTtcggccgccgcgccgccgccgcgctcCGCTACTTCTTCCCCTTCCTCGAGTGGGCGCCGGCCTACAGGCTCGGCACCTTCAAGTCCGACCTCATCGCCGGCATCACCATTGCCAGCCTCGCCATCCCGCAGGGCATCAGCTACGCCAAGCTCGCCAACCTGCCGCCCATCCTCGGCCTCT ACTCGAGCTTCGTGCCGCCGCTGGTGTACGCGATGATGGGGAGCTCCAAGGACCTGGCGGTGGGCACGGTGGCGGTGGCGTCGCTGCTCATCGGCTCCATGCTGGGCGCCGAGGTGTCGCCGACCGACAACCCGGCGCTCTACCTCCACCTGGCCTTCACCGCCACCTTCTTCGCCGGCGTCATCCAGGCATCGCTTGGCATCCTCAG GCTGGGTTTCATCGTGGACTTCTTGTCGCACGCGGCGATCGTCGGGTTCATGGGCGGCGCGGCGACGGTGGTGTGCCTGCAGCAGCTCAAGGGGATGCTGGGGCTGGAGCACTTCACCACCTCCACCGACCTCGTCTCCGTCATGCGCTCCGTCTTCTCCCAGACACACCAG TGGCGATGGGAGAGCGTGGTGCTCGGCTgcggcttcctcttcttccttctcctcacCCGCTTCTTT AGCAAGAGGCAGCCTAGGTTGTTCTGGATATCCGCAGCCGCGCCATTGACGTCGGTCATCCTCGGGAGCCTCCTGGTCTACTTCACCCATGCTGAAAACCATGGCGTTCAAATT ATCGGTAATCTGAAGAAAGGCCTGAACCCAATCTCCGTTACAAACCTCCAATTCACGCCGCCGTACATGATGCTTGCCCTGAAGACCGGCCTCATCACCGGCGTCATCGCCCTCGCC GAAGGGATCGCCGTGGGTCGGAGCTTCGCCATGTTCAAGAACTACCACATCGACGGCAACAAGGAGATGATCGCCATCGGGACGATGAACATCCTGGGCTCCTTCACCTCCTGCTACCTCACCACGGGCCCCTTCTCCCGGTCCGCCGTCAACTACAACGCCGGGTGCAAGACGGCCATGTCCAACGTGATCATGTCGCTGGCGGTGATGGTGACGCTCCTCTTCCTGACGCCGCTCTTCCACTACACGCCGCTGGTGGTGCTGTCGGCGATCATCATGTCGGCGATGCTGGGGCTCATCGACTTCCCGGCCGCCGTCCACCTGTGGCACGTCGACAAGGTGGACTTCTGCGTCTGCGCGGGGGCCTACCTCGGCGTCGTCTTCGGCAGCGTCGAGATGGGGCTGGTGGTGGCCGTGGCCATCTCGGTGCTGCGGGTGCTGCTCTTCGTGGCGCGGCCGAGGACCACCGTGCTGGGCAACGTGCCGGACACCAACGTCTACCGCCGGATGGACCAGTACACGACGGCGCGGACGGTGCCCGGCGTGCTCGTGCTGCGCGTGGACTCCCCCATCTACTTCGCCAACTCTGGCTACCTCCGCGAGAGGATCACCCGGtggatcgacgacgacgacgagcggACCAGCGCCAAGGGCGAGACCGGCGTGCAGTACGTCGTCCTCGACATGGGTG CGGTCGGCAGCATCGACACCAGCGGGACGAGCATGCTGGACGAGCTCAAGAAGACCCTGGACAGGAGGGGAATTCAG ATCGTGCTGGCGAACCCGGGGAGCGAGATCATGAAGAAGCTGGACAGCTCCAAGGTGCTGGAGCTCATCGGCCACGAGTGGATCTTCCCGACGGTGGGCGAGGCCGTGGCGGAGTGCGACTTCGTGCTGCACTCGCACAAGCCGGGCATGGTCTCCGGCAGTGCCACGCGCGAGAACATGGTCTGA